A single region of the Chryseobacterium culicis genome encodes:
- a CDS encoding ATP-binding protein, whose product MHRLLLIFALFVFPFFVQAQDVLSKLEREYSHASNNTVEQLNLAPKYATALFFHNLKPKSYQILATNISLAAKQADGKYATILYAVQAMNYRLDNKTAESSKSLDMAKAYSLKTNNNEAKGYFNYAKGWILIRNNKTTDAVAAYLKAIEYYENAPTTSTLYGRFGNVAKELSTIYSNLNEYQLEEKYSKQFLLLASKQNDPNLIFDAYMRMGYVYEQKYTQNPSNTELRDKTEQYYLQAITTFNKNKDRMLNRSSLSYAAINLANLYTGFDSDKARHYAQLANKVSLETGDAIHIASSFGILAELAIQDKNYDLAKSYFLKASMEIGKSPVRDHNIELSILESLSRISEEQGNYQEALTYYKSYVDQYKSVYDQEKLDITKRLESQFDKERQEQKYIKLQLESDKKAQEIKLINILRAQREQVYNNLKLVEENQRERLKFSELESEKKEQQLRLAKLETQQKNNDINNFKKLLAFKEKINTYYIFFIIFFIILILLLLYAYQQRAKSIKRRDELHALAMEKEKQNSKISTLTALLEGQEQERGRLARDLHDGLGGLLSGTKHQLSYLNPHQSENIEEGISKSIDQIDGAVEELRRVAHNLMPDLLMKYGLEVAIKEFASRISNNALDIHTEFINYSNSISQEKQLIIYRIIQELVNNAIKHANTSEIIIQISEEENLLNLTVEDNGKGFDPAGLNARKTAGFHNIELRVQFLKGTMNITSELNIGTSIELQIPMY is encoded by the coding sequence ATGCACAGGTTATTATTGATATTTGCTTTATTTGTTTTTCCGTTTTTTGTTCAGGCACAGGATGTTTTAAGCAAGTTAGAAAGGGAATACAGCCATGCCTCAAACAATACGGTTGAACAGCTTAATCTGGCTCCCAAATATGCGACTGCCTTATTTTTTCATAACCTCAAACCTAAGTCTTACCAGATTTTAGCCACCAACATTTCCCTTGCTGCAAAGCAGGCAGATGGAAAGTATGCCACCATATTATACGCGGTGCAAGCCATGAATTATCGGCTGGATAATAAAACAGCTGAGTCTTCAAAAAGTCTTGACATGGCAAAGGCATATAGTTTAAAAACGAATAATAATGAGGCTAAAGGCTATTTTAATTACGCTAAAGGCTGGATTCTGATCCGCAATAATAAAACAACTGATGCCGTTGCTGCTTATTTAAAAGCGATCGAATATTATGAAAATGCTCCAACAACCTCTACACTGTATGGGAGATTTGGTAACGTAGCGAAAGAATTGTCCACTATTTATTCCAACCTCAATGAGTACCAGCTGGAAGAGAAATACAGCAAACAGTTTTTGTTGTTAGCATCGAAACAAAATGATCCCAACCTTATCTTCGATGCCTACATGAGAATGGGCTATGTGTATGAACAAAAATATACGCAAAACCCATCCAATACGGAGCTGAGAGATAAAACAGAGCAATATTATTTGCAGGCTATCACGACTTTCAATAAAAATAAAGACAGGATGCTTAACAGGAGCAGTCTTTCCTATGCAGCGATCAATTTAGCCAATCTGTATACTGGTTTCGACAGTGATAAGGCAAGGCATTATGCCCAGTTAGCTAATAAAGTGAGTCTGGAAACTGGGGACGCTATTCATATTGCTTCTTCATTCGGGATTCTGGCAGAGCTGGCCATACAGGATAAAAATTATGATTTAGCGAAGTCTTATTTTCTAAAAGCCTCTATGGAAATTGGGAAAAGTCCGGTGCGTGATCATAATATTGAATTATCTATTCTTGAATCATTATCCAGAATTAGCGAAGAACAGGGGAATTACCAGGAAGCACTCACTTACTATAAAAGTTATGTAGATCAATACAAAAGTGTTTATGACCAGGAAAAACTGGATATTACCAAAAGATTAGAATCTCAATTTGATAAAGAGCGCCAGGAACAGAAATATATCAAGTTACAGCTGGAAAGCGACAAAAAAGCACAGGAAATTAAGTTGATCAACATCCTTCGGGCACAGCGTGAGCAGGTATATAACAACTTAAAACTGGTGGAAGAAAACCAACGTGAACGACTGAAGTTTTCAGAACTTGAATCCGAGAAAAAAGAACAGCAGCTTCGGTTGGCAAAACTGGAAACTCAACAGAAGAACAACGATATTAATAATTTTAAAAAGTTACTGGCATTCAAAGAGAAGATCAATACTTATTATATCTTTTTTATCATCTTCTTTATTATTTTGATCCTCTTATTGCTGTATGCTTATCAACAACGTGCAAAATCTATTAAGAGAAGAGATGAACTGCATGCTTTGGCTATGGAAAAAGAGAAACAAAACTCAAAAATTTCTACGCTTACCGCATTGCTGGAAGGGCAGGAACAGGAGCGTGGTCGTCTTGCCCGTGATCTTCATGATGGATTAGGAGGCCTGCTTTCAGGAACGAAACATCAGTTGTCTTATTTAAATCCTCATCAGTCCGAAAATATAGAGGAGGGAATTTCAAAATCAATTGATCAGATTGATGGCGCTGTAGAAGAGCTAAGAAGGGTTGCCCATAATTTAATGCCTGATTTATTAATGAAATATGGTTTGGAAGTTGCAATTAAGGAATTTGCCTCCCGTATATCCAATAATGCATTAGACATTCACACTGAGTTTATCAATTACAGTAATTCCATTTCACAGGAAAAGCAATTGATTATTTACAGGATCATTCAGGAATTGGTCAACAATGCGATAAAACATGCCAATACATCTGAAATTATTATTCAGATCAGCGAAGAAGAAAATCTATTAAACCTTACCGTAGAAGACAATGGTAAAGGTTTTGATCCCGCAGGATTAAATGCCAGAAAAACAGCTGGTTTTCATAATATAGAACTAAGAGTCCAATTTCTAAAAGGAACCATGAATATCACTTCTGAATTGAATATTGGTACCAGCATAGAACTTCAAATCCCTATGTATTAA
- a CDS encoding response regulator: MIKVAITDDHPLLLEGLKNILGNSDTIDVVDCFRNVSEMNTGLAKQEVDILLLDINLVDTNSIELIKPLKKKYGNLQIIILSVHNELPVINSTLAEGALGYIQKNASVSEILEGITAVYAGNRFLCSQTKSVLEKKSTDGLNHVPKLTRREKEILAEASKGLTTNQMAEKLFISPHTVESHRKNLIEKFQTSNLSSAIKLAIEYGLIIE; the protein is encoded by the coding sequence ATGATAAAAGTAGCCATAACAGATGATCACCCACTTCTATTAGAAGGGTTGAAGAATATTTTAGGAAATAGTGATACGATAGATGTAGTAGATTGCTTCAGAAACGTTTCTGAGATGAATACAGGTCTTGCAAAACAAGAGGTCGACATTTTATTGCTGGACATCAATCTGGTAGATACCAACAGCATTGAACTGATTAAACCCTTAAAGAAAAAGTACGGCAACCTCCAGATTATTATCCTGAGTGTTCACAATGAACTGCCCGTAATTAACAGTACCCTGGCTGAAGGGGCTTTGGGATATATTCAAAAGAATGCCTCAGTTTCCGAAATCCTGGAAGGAATTACTGCTGTATATGCCGGGAACAGGTTTTTATGCTCTCAAACGAAGTCTGTTTTGGAGAAAAAATCAACGGATGGATTAAACCATGTTCCGAAATTAACACGAAGAGAAAAAGAAATTCTGGCTGAAGCCTCAAAAGGTTTGACAACCAATCAAATGGCGGAAAAGCTTTTCATCAGTCCGCATACTGTAGAAAGCCACAGAAAGAATCTTATTGAAAAATTTCAGACTTCTAATCTGAGTTCGGCCATAAAATTAGCCATAGAATACGGATTAATTATCGAATAA
- a CDS encoding resolvase has translation MKIFPIFISSVIVLAGCNQQNKTSDADKTTTEIKQKKITLADFKKIKGVDNVLDVPFQLFTKLDSIQFFVTPGKDAAHLKMAYNKLDNYYGFEEFEDFYSIHYSIDNNISNSIEAFVLKSEFTPAFALTLNSVDLYEIRSSTFKKSSDFKNKSFKKFGTITEISEQEFKTNSKNRIDETLVKNPNITLQNDNWVYKENGREEVITQHENISTETGPLANEYVGRSPYLNLEVFKENSDEVADSFYSFYQIKNAVMFELGTDGYPQILPTKGWVTFVSSNNDVGSDFLISQYFPQTKKQDNLLYVNFTNFKIADEKKAFWTANDTFYAEVYPLNSPSANGKKQKTAYIKIQLKADLF, from the coding sequence ATGAAAATCTTTCCAATCTTTATATCATCCGTGATAGTTCTTGCAGGATGTAATCAACAGAATAAAACATCGGACGCAGATAAAACCACAACTGAAATTAAGCAAAAAAAAATAACACTGGCTGATTTCAAAAAAATAAAAGGAGTTGATAATGTTCTGGATGTACCCTTTCAATTATTCACCAAGCTGGATTCTATACAGTTTTTTGTCACTCCCGGTAAAGATGCGGCCCATTTGAAAATGGCCTATAATAAACTCGATAATTACTATGGATTTGAAGAGTTTGAGGACTTCTATTCTATTCACTACAGTATTGATAACAATATTTCGAACAGCATTGAAGCTTTTGTCCTGAAATCAGAATTTACGCCTGCATTTGCCCTTACTTTAAATAGTGTGGATCTTTATGAGATCAGAAGCAGCACATTTAAGAAGTCTAGTGATTTTAAGAATAAATCTTTTAAGAAATTCGGTACCATTACTGAGATTTCAGAGCAGGAATTTAAAACCAACTCAAAAAACAGAATCGATGAAACATTGGTGAAGAATCCGAATATAACACTGCAGAATGACAACTGGGTATACAAAGAAAATGGCAGAGAAGAAGTTATTACCCAACATGAAAATATATCTACAGAAACCGGACCGCTTGCGAATGAATATGTAGGGCGATCCCCTTACTTAAACCTGGAGGTTTTCAAAGAAAATTCTGACGAAGTTGCAGATTCATTTTACTCTTTTTACCAAATAAAAAATGCCGTTATGTTTGAACTGGGTACAGATGGTTATCCCCAAATTCTCCCTACGAAAGGCTGGGTTACCTTTGTCTCCTCCAATAATGATGTGGGAAGTGATTTTCTTATTTCTCAATATTTTCCGCAAACCAAAAAACAGGATAATCTTTTATATGTAAATTTCACCAACTTCAAAATAGCAGACGAAAAAAAGGCATTCTGGACAGCTAATGACACCTTTTATGCAGAAGTCTATCCCCTTAATTCTCCTTCAGCCAATGGTAAAAAGCAAAAAACGGCTTATATAAAAATACAGTTGAAAGCTGATCTGTTTTAG
- the infC gene encoding translation initiation factor IF-3 — translation MINDKIRVRELRLVGDNVEPGIYPIDKARQIAAEQELDLVVISDKAEPFIARVLEYKKFLYEQKKKQKELKAKQVKVVVKEIRFGPQTDDHDYEFKKKHAEKFLEEGSKLKTYVFFKGRSIIFKDQGEILLLKLAQELEHVGKVDQLPKLEGKRMIMMMSPKKPAK, via the coding sequence TTGATCAACGATAAAATTCGTGTGAGAGAGCTTCGTTTAGTGGGCGATAACGTAGAGCCAGGAATCTATCCAATTGACAAAGCAAGACAGATTGCTGCGGAACAAGAATTGGATTTAGTAGTAATTTCTGACAAGGCAGAACCATTTATTGCGAGAGTATTGGAATATAAAAAATTCTTATACGAGCAAAAGAAAAAACAAAAGGAACTTAAAGCTAAACAGGTAAAAGTGGTAGTAAAAGAGATCCGTTTCGGACCTCAGACTGATGACCACGATTACGAATTCAAGAAGAAACATGCTGAAAAATTCCTTGAAGAGGGTTCTAAATTAAAAACCTACGTATTTTTTAAAGGACGTTCAATTATCTTTAAGGATCAGGGAGAAATTTTGCTTTTAAAACTTGCTCAGGAATTGGAGCACGTGGGTAAAGTAGACCAGCTTCCTAAACTTGAAGGAAAAAGGATGATTATGATGATGAGTCCTAAAAAACCAGCAAAATAA
- the thrS gene encoding threonine--tRNA ligase: MIKITLPDNSVKEFEGAVTALDVAKSISEGLARNTISAIVNDQQVETTTPITTDSTVQLLTWNDDLGKKAFWHSSAHLLAQAILEFYPNAKLTIGPAIESGFYYDVDFGDESLSEKDFEKIEKKILENAKKGSTFSLYPVSKEDALKTYADNPYKVELISNLNDGEITFVTHDNFTDLCRGGHIPNTGIVKAVKILNAAGAYWRGNEKNPQLTRVYGISFPKQKDLTEYLERLEEAKRRDHRKLGKELGIFAFSEKVGAGLPLWLPKGTALRRKLENFLSDAQKKGGYEFVMSPHIGAKELYVTSGHWDKYGEDSFQPIKTPNEGEEFLLKPMNCPHHCEIYKTSQWSYRDLPKRYAEFGTVYRYEQSGELHGLTRVRGFTQDDAHLFCTPDQLSEEFEKVIDLTLYVFKSLGFEDFVTQVSLRDPENKQKYIGSDENWEKAESAIINAAQKKGLKTVVEYGEAAFYGPKLDFMVKDALGRKWQLGTIQVDYNLPERFDLHYIGNDNEKHRPVMIHRAPFGSMERFIAILLENTAGDFPLWLSPDQFIILPISEKYVDYSKKVSQFLENHDISGQIDDRNEKTGKKIRDAELNKIPFMLVVGENEENEGTISVRRRGEGDLGVMKLEDFVAFFKKEAAI, translated from the coding sequence ATGATAAAAATTACACTTCCAGACAATAGTGTCAAAGAATTCGAAGGAGCAGTTACTGCTCTAGATGTGGCAAAATCTATAAGCGAGGGATTGGCTAGAAATACCATTTCCGCAATCGTTAATGACCAACAAGTAGAAACGACCACACCTATAACCACGGATTCCACGGTACAGCTTTTGACTTGGAATGATGATCTTGGAAAGAAGGCTTTCTGGCACTCTTCTGCCCACCTTTTGGCGCAGGCAATCCTTGAGTTTTATCCTAATGCTAAGTTGACGATCGGTCCTGCTATTGAAAGCGGATTCTACTATGACGTGGATTTCGGGGATGAAAGCTTATCTGAAAAAGATTTTGAAAAGATTGAGAAAAAGATCCTTGAAAATGCAAAGAAAGGTTCTACATTCTCTTTATATCCGGTTTCAAAAGAAGATGCTTTAAAAACCTATGCCGATAACCCTTACAAAGTTGAACTGATTTCAAATCTTAATGACGGAGAAATCACTTTTGTAACGCATGATAACTTTACAGACTTATGCCGTGGTGGTCACATTCCAAACACTGGAATCGTAAAAGCGGTTAAGATATTAAATGCAGCAGGAGCTTACTGGAGAGGTAATGAAAAGAATCCTCAATTGACAAGAGTATATGGTATTTCTTTCCCTAAGCAGAAAGACCTTACTGAATACCTTGAAAGACTGGAAGAAGCTAAAAGAAGAGACCACAGAAAATTAGGTAAAGAACTTGGAATATTCGCATTCTCTGAAAAAGTAGGTGCTGGGTTACCACTTTGGTTACCAAAAGGAACTGCTTTAAGAAGAAAATTAGAAAATTTCCTTTCTGATGCTCAGAAAAAAGGAGGTTATGAATTTGTAATGTCTCCACACATCGGAGCGAAAGAATTATATGTAACTTCAGGACACTGGGATAAGTATGGGGAAGACAGCTTCCAGCCGATTAAAACGCCTAATGAAGGAGAAGAATTCTTACTGAAGCCAATGAACTGTCCTCACCACTGTGAAATTTACAAAACTTCACAATGGAGCTACAGAGATTTGCCTAAGAGATATGCAGAATTCGGTACTGTTTACAGATATGAGCAAAGTGGAGAGCTTCACGGATTAACAAGAGTTCGTGGATTTACTCAGGATGATGCTCACCTTTTCTGTACTCCGGATCAGCTTTCTGAAGAATTTGAAAAGGTAATTGATCTTACCCTTTATGTTTTCAAATCTTTAGGTTTTGAAGATTTTGTAACTCAGGTATCCTTAAGAGATCCTGAAAACAAACAAAAATATATCGGTTCTGATGAAAACTGGGAGAAAGCAGAAAGTGCGATCATCAATGCAGCTCAGAAGAAAGGTTTAAAAACAGTAGTAGAATACGGAGAAGCGGCATTCTACGGTCCTAAACTTGACTTCATGGTGAAAGATGCTTTAGGAAGAAAATGGCAGCTGGGAACTATCCAGGTGGATTATAACTTACCGGAAAGATTTGATCTTCATTATATTGGAAATGATAATGAAAAGCACAGACCGGTAATGATTCACAGAGCTCCTTTCGGTTCTATGGAACGTTTCATTGCTATTTTGTTAGAAAATACAGCAGGAGATTTCCCATTATGGCTGAGCCCGGATCAGTTTATTATTCTACCGATCAGTGAAAAATATGTAGATTATTCAAAAAAAGTTTCACAATTTTTGGAAAATCACGATATTAGCGGTCAGATTGATGACAGAAACGAGAAGACAGGTAAAAAGATCCGTGATGCTGAATTGAATAAAATTCCTTTCATGCTTGTAGTAGGAGAAAATGAGGAAAATGAAGGCACGATTTCTGTAAGAAGACGTGGAGAAGGAGATCTTGGAGTGATGAAGCTGGAGGATTTCGTTGCTTTCTTCAAAAAAGAAGCAGCCATATAA
- a CDS encoding dipeptidase, whose amino-acid sequence MNTINVDLHCDLLCYLLEPGSLIDDKELGCSLPYLKEGNVKLQVMAIYSSTGENSTVYGAKQSEIFSNLLQNENFFLFEGENYKNTDNTGKVGVIASIENASGFCSEDETLESGFKNLEAIIEKTQRILYLGITHHTENRFGGGNNSDVGLKEDGKVLLDYFSEKNIAIDLAHTSDQLAYGILNYIDQKNYKIPIIASHSNYRPVHDKKRNLPDELAKEVIRRKGLIGLNFIRNCIDEKNPEVLYEHIQYGLDLGGEDFIAYGADFFFCKNHPDKSRHPFFFEGYDDASAFNSINKEIEKRFSSELVEKISHKNALNFIEHLYK is encoded by the coding sequence ATGAATACGATAAATGTAGATTTGCACTGCGACTTATTATGTTATTTACTTGAGCCGGGCTCATTAATTGATGATAAAGAACTTGGTTGTTCACTTCCTTATTTAAAAGAAGGAAATGTGAAGCTTCAGGTGATGGCTATATACTCATCAACAGGTGAAAATAGTACTGTTTACGGTGCTAAACAGAGCGAAATATTTTCAAATCTCCTGCAAAATGAAAACTTTTTCTTATTTGAAGGGGAAAACTATAAAAATACCGATAATACAGGCAAAGTAGGAGTTATTGCTTCTATTGAAAACGCATCTGGCTTTTGTAGTGAAGATGAAACCTTAGAATCTGGCTTTAAAAATCTGGAAGCGATCATTGAAAAAACACAGCGAATTCTTTACCTGGGAATAACCCATCATACTGAAAACCGCTTTGGAGGAGGAAATAATTCTGATGTTGGACTGAAAGAGGATGGAAAAGTTCTGCTTGATTACTTTTCAGAAAAAAATATTGCCATTGATCTGGCTCATACCAGTGATCAGCTTGCCTATGGAATTCTTAATTATATAGACCAAAAAAATTATAAGATCCCTATTATAGCAAGCCATTCTAACTATAGGCCTGTACATGACAAAAAAAGAAATCTTCCTGATGAACTGGCAAAAGAAGTCATTAGAAGGAAAGGATTAATTGGACTCAATTTTATCCGTAACTGTATTGATGAGAAAAATCCTGAGGTACTATATGAACATATTCAATATGGTCTTGATTTAGGAGGAGAAGATTTTATTGCCTATGGTGCTGATTTTTTCTTTTGCAAAAACCATCCGGACAAATCCCGTCATCCTTTCTTTTTTGAAGGATATGATGATGCATCTGCTTTTAATTCCATCAACAAAGAAATTGAAAAGCGCTTTTCTTCCGAATTGGTAGAAAAGATCAGCCATAAAAATGCTTTGAATTTTATAGAGCATCTGTATAAATAA
- a CDS encoding 2-isopropylmalate synthase: MNSEKIEIFDTTLRDGEQVPGCKLNTEQKLIIAERLDELGIDIIEAGFPISSPGDFESVSEISKLVRNAKVCGLTRANKKDIDTAAEALKFAKRPRIHTGIGTSDSHIKYKFNSTREDIIERAAEAVRYAKTYVEDVEFYAEDAGRTDNEYLAQVCEAVIKAGATVLNIPDTTGYCLPEEYGQKIKYLRENVKGIEKAVLSCHCHNDLGLATANSIAGAINGARQIECTINGLGERAGNTALEEVVMILKQHKDLHLHTDVNSRMLNEMSTMVSDLMGMSVQPNKAIVGANAFAHSSGIHQDGVIKNRETYEIIDPAEVGVNASSIILTARSGRSALAYRFKHIGYEVTKNELDYLYQEFLKIADLKKEIGNDDLSLMMDSFSRKIG; the protein is encoded by the coding sequence ATGAATTCCGAAAAAATTGAAATTTTTGATACGACACTGAGAGATGGGGAGCAGGTTCCGGGGTGCAAACTGAATACGGAACAAAAGCTGATTATTGCTGAAAGGCTTGATGAATTAGGAATTGATATCATTGAAGCAGGATTTCCAATTTCCAGTCCTGGAGATTTTGAATCTGTTTCAGAAATTTCAAAACTGGTAAGAAATGCTAAGGTTTGCGGACTGACGAGAGCGAATAAAAAGGATATTGATACAGCGGCAGAGGCACTGAAGTTTGCAAAGAGACCAAGAATACATACCGGGATCGGTACTTCTGATTCTCATATTAAATACAAATTCAACTCCACAAGAGAGGATATTATTGAAAGAGCTGCCGAAGCGGTAAGATATGCCAAAACGTATGTGGAAGATGTAGAATTTTATGCTGAAGATGCCGGAAGAACAGACAATGAATATCTGGCGCAGGTTTGCGAGGCTGTTATCAAAGCAGGAGCCACTGTCTTAAATATTCCTGATACAACAGGGTATTGTCTCCCTGAAGAATATGGTCAGAAAATAAAATACCTGAGAGAAAATGTAAAAGGGATTGAAAAAGCAGTGCTTTCTTGTCATTGTCATAATGATCTTGGACTGGCTACTGCGAATTCCATTGCGGGAGCGATTAACGGAGCCCGCCAGATTGAATGTACGATCAATGGACTGGGAGAAAGAGCGGGTAATACGGCGTTGGAAGAAGTGGTTATGATTTTAAAACAGCATAAAGATTTGCATCTTCATACCGATGTCAATTCCAGAATGCTGAATGAAATGAGTACAATGGTGTCTGATCTGATGGGAATGTCTGTGCAGCCAAACAAAGCTATTGTAGGAGCTAATGCCTTTGCTCACAGCTCAGGAATTCATCAGGATGGCGTGATTAAAAACAGAGAAACTTATGAAATTATTGATCCTGCAGAAGTAGGGGTAAATGCTTCTTCAATTATTCTTACTGCCAGAAGCGGCCGTTCAGCCTTGGCTTACCGTTTCAAACATATTGGATATGAGGTTACCAAAAATGAATTGGATTATCTGTATCAGGAGTTTTTAAAAATTGCAGATCTTAAAAAAGAAATAGGAAATGATGATCTGAGCCTGATGATGGATTCTTTCAGTAGAAAAATAGGATAG
- the leuC gene encoding 3-isopropylmalate dehydratase large subunit: MNNNKKTLFDKVWDAHVVETIPDGPQIIYIDKHLIHEVTSPQAFAELESRNLEIFRPEQIVATADHNVPTLHQEQPIKDELSRNQVEQLTENCKKNNIELFGLGHQYQGIVHIIAPELGITQPGMSIVCGDSHTSTHGAFGSIAFGIGTSQVAQVFASQCLLLNKPKSMRVTVNGTLNENVQPKDVILYIISKIGTDGGTGYFCEYAGNVFEEMSMEGRMTVCNMSIEMGARGGMIAPDETTFEYVQGRKFAPKGEDWNEKVAYWSTLKTDEGAVFDEELSFDASDIYPMITYGTNPGMGISIREVIPVPQNESEEKALKYMGLEAGQAVNSIKVNYVFIGSCTNARIEDFRSAAQYIKGKSKSEAVKALIVPGSQQVVKQIYAEGLDKIFNEAGFQIRQPGCSACLAMNDDKIPEGEYCVSTSNRNFEGRQGQGSRTILASPLTAAKAAIEGKISAFESVN; encoded by the coding sequence ATGAACAACAATAAAAAGACGCTTTTTGATAAAGTATGGGACGCTCACGTGGTAGAAACCATTCCTGACGGACCTCAGATCATTTATATAGACAAACATCTTATTCATGAGGTAACCAGTCCTCAGGCTTTTGCGGAACTTGAATCCAGAAATCTGGAAATTTTCAGACCGGAACAGATTGTAGCCACTGCAGATCACAATGTACCTACATTGCATCAGGAACAGCCTATTAAAGATGAACTTTCAAGAAATCAGGTAGAGCAGCTTACGGAAAACTGTAAGAAAAATAATATTGAACTTTTCGGATTGGGACATCAATATCAGGGAATTGTTCATATCATCGCTCCGGAATTAGGGATTACCCAGCCGGGAATGAGTATTGTCTGCGGAGATAGCCATACCTCTACCCATGGAGCATTTGGATCTATTGCTTTTGGAATCGGAACAAGTCAGGTTGCCCAGGTATTTGCAAGCCAGTGTTTGTTGCTTAACAAGCCAAAATCCATGAGAGTAACCGTTAATGGGACACTGAATGAAAATGTTCAGCCTAAAGATGTTATTCTTTATATCATTTCAAAAATAGGAACCGATGGCGGAACAGGATATTTCTGTGAATATGCAGGAAATGTGTTCGAAGAAATGTCGATGGAAGGAAGAATGACCGTCTGCAATATGAGTATTGAAATGGGTGCCAGAGGCGGAATGATTGCTCCTGATGAAACTACTTTTGAATATGTACAAGGGAGAAAATTTGCGCCCAAAGGAGAAGACTGGAATGAAAAAGTAGCCTATTGGAGCACTCTGAAAACAGATGAAGGGGCTGTATTTGATGAGGAACTTAGCTTTGATGCTTCAGATATCTATCCAATGATTACTTACGGAACCAACCCGGGAATGGGAATTTCAATCCGTGAAGTGATTCCGGTACCACAGAATGAATCCGAAGAGAAAGCTTTGAAATATATGGGACTGGAAGCTGGACAGGCTGTGAACAGCATCAAGGTTAATTATGTTTTCATAGGAAGTTGTACCAATGCACGAATAGAGGATTTCCGTTCTGCGGCTCAATATATCAAAGGAAAAAGCAAATCTGAGGCTGTAAAAGCTCTGATTGTTCCCGGATCTCAGCAGGTTGTTAAGCAGATTTACGCAGAAGGATTGGATAAAATATTCAATGAGGCGGGGTTTCAGATTCGTCAGCCGGGATGTTCAGCATGTCTGGCGATGAATGATGATAAAATTCCGGAAGGGGAATATTGTGTTTCCACTTCCAACAGAAACTTTGAAGGCAGGCAGGGACAAGGTTCAAGAACCATTCTTGCCAGTCCGCTTACCGCAGCAAAAGCAGCCATAGAAGGTAAAATTTCAGCTTTTGAAAGTGTAAACTAA
- the leuD gene encoding 3-isopropylmalate dehydratase small subunit: protein MQKLVVLKSRAVPLPAENIDTDQIIPARFLKSIDRKGFGENLFRDWRFNIHTGEPNPDFVLNNPKFSGEILVAGNNFGCGSSREHAAWSLTDYGFKVIISSYFADIFKGNALNNGLLPVKVSEEFLKEILEGINENPDNEIAIDVELQSVSFKDTTETFEIDSYKKICLLNGYDDIDFLISRKQTITEFELKTQKANEQQLF, encoded by the coding sequence ATGCAAAAATTAGTTGTTTTAAAATCCCGCGCAGTTCCATTGCCGGCAGAAAATATAGATACAGACCAGATTATTCCGGCTCGATTCCTGAAAAGTATAGACAGAAAAGGTTTCGGAGAAAATCTGTTCAGAGACTGGAGGTTCAATATTCATACAGGAGAACCGAATCCTGATTTTGTTTTGAATAATCCTAAATTCAGTGGTGAAATTTTGGTGGCAGGAAATAATTTCGGGTGTGGAAGCAGCCGTGAACATGCAGCGTGGTCATTAACTGATTATGGTTTCAAAGTAATTATTTCCAGCTATTTTGCGGATATTTTTAAAGGAAATGCCTTAAATAACGGGCTTCTTCCTGTAAAGGTTTCCGAAGAATTTTTAAAAGAAATCCTAGAAGGAATCAATGAAAATCCAGACAATGAAATTGCCATTGATGTGGAATTACAGTCTGTAAGCTTTAAAGATACCACTGAAACTTTCGAAATTGATTCTTACAAAAAAATATGCCTGTTAAACGGCTATGACGATATTGATTTTCTAATCAGCAGAAAACAAACCATCACAGAATTTGAATTAAAAACACAAAAAGCAAATGAGCAACAATTATTTTAA